In Zunongwangia profunda SM-A87, the following proteins share a genomic window:
- the asnS gene encoding asparagine--tRNA ligase — protein MIQAKVAEILESDQFLQEFKVSGWVRSFRSNRFVALNDGSTINNIQCVIDFEKFNPETLKRITVGAAISVKGILKESEGKQQRVEIDVKAVSILGDANPEEVKLTILSPKRHSLEKLREQAHLRVRTNTFGAIMRVRSKLSFAVHSYFQQNNFYYVNTPIITGSDAEGAGEMFKVTNFDLKNPPKNEDGSIDYKKDFFGKETNLTVSGQLEGETYALGLGQIYTFGPTFRAENSNTSRHLAEFWMIEPEIAFCDLDGNMDLAEDFIKYVVSYVLENCKDDLEFLEQRLANEDKAKPAAERSEMGLIEKLKFVLENNFKRVSYTEAIDILKDSKPNKKKKFKYIIEEWGADLQSEHERYLVEKHFKCPVILFDYPAKIKAFYMRLNEDGKTVRAMDILFPGIGEIVGGSQREERLDVLKEKMAELGIEEKELWWYLDTRKFGTCVHSGFGLGFERLVQFVTGMGNIRDVIPFPRTPQSAEF, from the coding sequence ATGATACAGGCTAAAGTTGCTGAAATACTAGAAAGTGACCAGTTTTTACAGGAATTTAAAGTTAGCGGATGGGTACGTTCGTTTAGAAGTAATCGCTTTGTTGCGCTAAATGACGGATCGACCATTAATAACATTCAGTGTGTTATAGATTTTGAAAAATTTAATCCTGAAACATTAAAAAGAATTACCGTTGGTGCGGCCATTAGCGTAAAAGGTATTCTTAAAGAAAGTGAAGGAAAACAGCAACGCGTAGAAATTGATGTGAAAGCAGTAAGCATTCTTGGAGATGCGAATCCTGAAGAAGTGAAACTTACCATACTTTCCCCAAAGCGTCATAGTTTAGAAAAACTTCGAGAGCAGGCACATCTAAGAGTACGCACCAATACTTTTGGCGCTATCATGCGCGTTCGTTCAAAGCTATCTTTTGCAGTACATAGCTATTTTCAGCAAAATAATTTTTACTATGTGAATACCCCAATCATTACGGGTAGCGATGCGGAAGGAGCTGGAGAAATGTTTAAAGTGACCAACTTTGATCTTAAAAATCCACCCAAAAATGAGGATGGAAGCATAGATTACAAAAAAGATTTCTTTGGAAAAGAGACTAATCTTACGGTTTCTGGACAGTTAGAAGGAGAAACTTACGCTCTTGGCTTAGGCCAGATCTATACTTTTGGACCAACTTTTAGGGCTGAAAATTCGAATACCTCTCGTCACCTCGCTGAATTCTGGATGATTGAACCAGAGATCGCCTTTTGTGACCTGGACGGTAATATGGATCTTGCTGAAGATTTTATAAAATATGTGGTTAGCTATGTGCTTGAAAATTGCAAAGACGACCTTGAATTCTTAGAACAGCGCCTGGCCAATGAAGACAAGGCAAAACCTGCAGCCGAGCGAAGTGAAATGGGACTTATAGAGAAATTAAAGTTTGTTTTAGAAAACAACTTTAAACGTGTAAGTTATACCGAAGCTATAGATATTCTTAAAGACTCAAAACCGAATAAAAAGAAGAAATTCAAATATATTATTGAAGAATGGGGTGCAGACCTACAAAGTGAGCACGAACGTTATTTGGTAGAGAAGCATTTTAAATGCCCGGTAATTTTATTTGATTATCCCGCTAAAATCAAGGCATTTTACATGCGCTTAAATGAAGACGGAAAAACTGTTAGAGCTATGGATATCCTTTTCCCTGGAATTGGAGAAATCGTTGGTGGTTCTCAAAGAGAAGAGCGTTTAGATGTACTCAAAGAAAAGATGGCAGAATTAGGAATCGAGGAAAAAGAACTTTGGTGGTATTTAGACACCCGAAAATTTGGAACTTGTGTTCACAGTGGCTTTGGACTTGGTTTTGAACGTTTAGTACAATTTGTTACAGGAATGGGCAATATCAGAGATGTAATTCCTTTCCCAAGAACACCACAAAGCGCCGAATTTTAA
- a CDS encoding RluA family pseudouridine synthase yields MKIKEIHIVPQLSEKIRLQEYAASIFTSITTRSAVKKAIKKQQILVDGEIGQTGDWILEGQQIELLQPQKQQKVFELRLEVIYEDDHIAVINKPAGYPTSGNYHKTIKNALPFNLQASKEIDKLEIPQPAHRLDNPTSGILLCAKTNKALIELNRQFQDKEIQKTYIAIVEGCFPEEQQIFNDEIEEKQATTAVKLLGTIMFKSAKLSLLEAKPLTGRTHQIRIHLAKNGFPILGENLYGSPAIPFKKGLFLTSIAVNFKHPTGSAQQYFKIDFPKKFKRFTDNLEHS; encoded by the coding sequence TTGAAAATTAAAGAAATACATATTGTTCCACAGCTTTCGGAGAAAATTAGATTACAGGAATATGCTGCAAGCATATTTACATCGATCACTACCAGAAGTGCTGTTAAAAAAGCTATTAAAAAACAACAAATTTTAGTTGACGGCGAAATTGGACAAACCGGAGACTGGATTTTAGAGGGGCAGCAAATCGAATTGCTTCAGCCCCAAAAACAACAAAAAGTTTTCGAATTAAGACTTGAAGTTATTTACGAAGACGATCATATTGCCGTGATCAATAAACCTGCGGGGTATCCCACCAGTGGAAATTACCATAAAACCATAAAAAATGCTCTGCCTTTTAATCTACAAGCTTCAAAAGAAATAGACAAATTAGAAATTCCTCAACCGGCACATCGACTGGATAATCCAACAAGCGGGATTTTACTTTGTGCCAAAACAAACAAGGCTTTAATCGAATTAAACAGGCAATTTCAGGATAAAGAAATTCAAAAAACATATATAGCCATTGTTGAAGGATGCTTTCCAGAAGAACAACAAATATTTAATGACGAGATTGAAGAAAAACAAGCCACAACCGCAGTGAAACTTTTGGGAACAATAATGTTTAAAAGTGCCAAATTAAGCCTTTTAGAAGCAAAACCTTTAACCGGCAGAACGCATCAGATAAGAATACACCTGGCAAAAAACGGGTTCCCTATTTTAGGGGAAAATTTATACGGGTCTCCCGCTATACCCTTCAAAAAAGGTTTGTTTTTAACTTCAATCGCAGTGAATTTCAAACACCCAACAGGTTCTGCACAACAATATTTTAAGATTGATTTTCCGAAGAAATTCAAAAGATTTACAGACAATCTTGAGCATAGTTAA
- the rpoN gene encoding RNA polymerase factor sigma-54 yields the protein MLKQQLNFKLSQKLSPQQIQLMKLIQLPTQAFEQRIKQEIEENPALETGKDEQRDEYDYEDEYDNRDSEAEFDDNNEIDAEDINVDEYLSDDEIPSYRLQANNYSADDEEKQVPYAAGTSFTQHLRNQLNTFRFDDTEFEIAEFLVGSIDESGYIRRNIPDVVDDLAFTQNVYTDEPTVEKVLKKVQELDPAGVGARSLKECLLIQLKRKDPTRAVTLASDIIEESFDQFSKKHYTKLLSKHDISEDELREAIEVISHLNPKPGGAYSGNTRMVEHVIPDFTIKIVDGDLELSLNGRNAPEMHVSRDYSNMLKGYKESKKKTKEQKDAVMFIKQKLDAAKWFIEAIKQRQQTLMVTMSSIMHYQKEYFLTGDERNLRPMILKDIADEIEMDVSTVSRVANSKYVDTPYGTKLIKEFFSESMKNDQGEDVSTREIKKILEMSIEEEDKRRPLTDEKLAKVLKDKGYPIARRTVAKYREQLDIPVARLRKEI from the coding sequence ATGCTAAAACAGCAATTAAATTTTAAGTTATCACAAAAGCTATCTCCGCAGCAAATCCAGTTGATGAAGCTTATTCAATTGCCCACACAGGCTTTTGAACAGCGTATTAAGCAGGAAATCGAGGAAAATCCCGCTTTAGAAACCGGGAAGGATGAGCAGCGCGATGAATATGACTATGAGGATGAATATGATAACAGAGATTCTGAAGCTGAATTCGACGATAATAACGAGATCGATGCAGAAGATATTAATGTTGATGAATATTTAAGTGATGATGAAATACCCAGCTATCGCTTACAGGCCAATAACTATAGTGCGGATGACGAAGAGAAACAAGTTCCTTATGCTGCCGGAACTTCGTTCACCCAGCACCTTAGAAATCAGTTAAACACCTTTAGATTTGATGATACCGAGTTTGAGATTGCTGAGTTTTTGGTAGGAAGTATTGATGAAAGCGGCTATATAAGGAGAAACATTCCTGACGTGGTCGATGACCTTGCCTTTACGCAAAATGTTTATACCGACGAACCAACTGTCGAAAAAGTCCTTAAAAAGGTTCAGGAATTAGATCCTGCAGGAGTTGGGGCACGTTCGCTTAAGGAATGTTTGCTAATTCAGCTAAAAAGAAAAGATCCCACCAGAGCAGTAACTTTAGCTTCAGATATCATAGAAGAATCTTTCGATCAGTTCAGTAAAAAACATTATACCAAACTGCTTTCGAAGCACGATATTTCTGAAGATGAACTTAGAGAAGCTATTGAAGTGATAAGTCACCTAAACCCAAAACCGGGTGGTGCTTATTCTGGAAATACTAGAATGGTAGAACATGTTATTCCAGACTTCACTATTAAAATTGTTGATGGGGATCTGGAGCTTAGCTTAAACGGAAGAAATGCTCCAGAGATGCATGTTTCCAGGGATTATAGCAATATGCTTAAAGGCTATAAAGAAAGTAAGAAAAAAACCAAGGAGCAGAAGGATGCCGTAATGTTTATTAAACAGAAGCTGGATGCGGCAAAGTGGTTTATTGAAGCCATAAAACAACGCCAGCAAACACTGATGGTTACCATGAGTTCAATTATGCATTATCAAAAAGAATATTTCTTGACGGGCGACGAGCGTAACCTTAGACCCATGATCTTAAAAGATATTGCTGATGAGATCGAAATGGATGTTTCAACCGTATCCAGAGTTGCCAATAGTAAATATGTGGATACTCCTTACGGCACCAAATTAATAAAAGAATTCTTCTCTGAATCCATGAAAAATGATCAGGGCGAAGACGTTTCTACCAGAGAAATAAAGAAAATCCTTGAAATGTCTATTGAAGAGGAAGATAAAAGAAGACCACTAACAGATGAGAAACTTGCGAAAGTCTTAAAAGACAAAGGTTATCCTATCGCAAGAAGAACAGTAGCCAAATACAGAGAACAATTAGACATTCCAGTAGCGCGCTTACGTAAAGAAATTTAA
- a CDS encoding porin family protein, which produces MRYWYLIILILIIGSKAKAQETNPAFADSIPTVIDSSYREDQFYFGLTFNFITDRPQFMDQNGFSAGLSGGFIRDIPFNKNRNIGIGVGLGLAFDSFGQNLFIGENENGETIFRNLSQDNIDYDSNRFSTFLVEAPIQFRWRTSTFSSYKFWRIYAGLKLGYIYHFRSVFRQNANVVKQSDVPELERFRLGTSFTFGYSTFNFQIYYSLNPFFDNAAVDGETFGVSTLRVGLMFYIL; this is translated from the coding sequence ATGAGATACTGGTATCTTATAATTCTAATTTTGATCATAGGTAGTAAGGCCAAAGCGCAGGAAACCAACCCTGCTTTTGCAGACAGTATTCCTACTGTTATCGATAGCAGTTATCGAGAAGATCAATTTTATTTTGGATTAACTTTTAATTTTATTACCGATCGACCGCAATTTATGGATCAAAACGGCTTTTCTGCCGGATTGAGTGGTGGGTTTATTCGTGATATTCCCTTTAATAAAAATAGAAATATCGGTATAGGTGTGGGATTAGGACTAGCTTTCGATAGTTTTGGCCAAAATCTCTTTATAGGAGAAAATGAAAATGGAGAAACTATTTTTAGGAATCTTAGTCAAGATAATATCGATTATGATTCTAATCGCTTTAGCACTTTTTTGGTAGAGGCACCTATCCAGTTTCGATGGAGAACTTCTACTTTTTCCTCCTACAAATTCTGGCGAATTTATGCGGGCCTAAAACTAGGCTATATTTATCATTTTAGATCGGTTTTTAGGCAGAATGCTAATGTGGTTAAGCAAAGTGATGTGCCAGAATTAGAACGCTTTAGATTAGGTACTAGTTTTACTTTTGGATATAGTACTTTTAATTTTCAGATTTATTATAGCTTAAATCCATTTTTCGATAATGCCGCTGTAGATGGTGAGACCTTTGGAGTTTCTACATTGCGGGTTGGGTTGATGTTTTATATTTTATAA
- a CDS encoding ExbD/TolR family protein → MSKFKKKKSGELPAISTASLPDIVFMLLFFFMVATTMRETTLMVQNSLPTADQVEKLDKKDLVMYIYAGKPSQRYQNKYGTEARIQLNDKFADVSEVQSFIYSERDSKREELIPYLTTALKVDKETNMGLVSDIKQELRKAEALKINYTTVQGDATKAND, encoded by the coding sequence ATGTCTAAATTTAAAAAGAAAAAGTCTGGAGAGTTGCCTGCGATTAGCACCGCGTCGTTACCTGATATTGTATTTATGTTACTGTTTTTCTTTATGGTAGCGACAACGATGCGTGAAACAACCTTAATGGTACAGAATTCATTACCAACGGCAGATCAGGTTGAAAAACTTGATAAGAAGGATTTGGTGATGTATATATACGCAGGTAAACCAAGCCAGAGATATCAAAACAAATATGGTACTGAAGCAAGAATCCAATTGAACGATAAGTTTGCGGATGTTAGCGAAGTGCAATCTTTTATTTATTCTGAAAGAGATAGTAAAAGAGAGGAGCTTATACCTTATTTAACTACAGCTTTAAAGGTGGATAAAGAAACCAATATGGGGCTTGTTTCAGATATTAAACAAGAACTAAGGAAAGCTGAAGCGCTTAAAATTAACTATACTACCGTACAAGGTGATGCTACAAAAGCAAACGATTAG
- a CDS encoding ExbD/TolR family protein, whose product MARRSSPEVNAGSMADIAFLLLIFFLVTTTIETDKGISRKLPPWQPEEVDPPTLKMRNVFEVVVNANNDLLVEGEEMELKDLRKAAFDFLDNGGGSGSEACSFCQGTGDPDLSVNPQKAVISLVNNRGTEYGTYIAVQNELVAAYNELRNREAKRLYGSTFVELEAEYNDPKTGDARKESLKEKIESIKDMIPQKLSEAEPK is encoded by the coding sequence ATGGCTAGAAGATCATCACCAGAAGTAAATGCGGGATCTATGGCAGACATCGCTTTCTTACTTCTTATCTTCTTCCTGGTAACTACTACCATCGAGACAGATAAGGGGATAAGTAGAAAGCTTCCGCCATGGCAGCCAGAAGAAGTTGACCCGCCTACACTTAAAATGCGTAACGTATTTGAAGTAGTTGTGAATGCTAACAACGATTTGTTGGTAGAGGGAGAGGAAATGGAACTGAAAGATCTTAGAAAGGCTGCTTTTGATTTTCTTGATAATGGCGGAGGAAGCGGAAGCGAAGCTTGTAGCTTTTGCCAGGGAACTGGAGATCCAGATTTATCGGTAAATCCTCAAAAAGCGGTAATTTCTTTAGTAAATAACCGAGGTACGGAATATGGTACATATATAGCAGTACAAAACGAATTAGTGGCTGCCTATAATGAATTAAGAAATCGTGAAGCTAAACGTTTATATGGTTCGACTTTCGTGGAACTTGAAGCGGAGTATAACGATCCTAAAACAGGTGACGCAAGAAAGGAATCTTTAAAGGAAAAAATCGAGTCTATAAAAGATATGATTCCTCAAAAGCTTTCAGAAGCCGAGCCTAAATAG
- a CDS encoding membrane protein — MTLHKILKYVALVIGVLGLIFLGRILAAGDDAIEASADVQSSVLEPMMWISYLVLAVVIALVAIFVIAGLFRGNIKNTIIGIVSFAVVVLVSYLVTTGTQVTTREGDIISAGTVHWVGAGLVCFYILAALAILAMVFSGVKKLIS, encoded by the coding sequence ATGACTTTACATAAAATTTTAAAATATGTTGCATTAGTTATAGGTGTGCTAGGGCTTATCTTCTTAGGAAGAATCCTGGCTGCTGGTGACGATGCAATCGAGGCATCGGCAGATGTTCAGAGCAGCGTGCTGGAACCAATGATGTGGATTTCATATCTAGTACTAGCGGTTGTTATTGCACTTGTCGCGATCTTTGTTATTGCAGGATTGTTCCGTGGTAACATTAAAAATACAATAATTGGAATAGTTTCTTTCGCTGTAGTTGTTTTGGTATCATATTTGGTAACAACAGGTACACAAGTAACCACTAGAGAGGGAGATATTATATCTGCAGGTACAGTACATTGGGTAGGAGCTGGTTTAGTTTGCTTCTATATTCTTGCTGCACTGGCAATATTAGCAATGGTATTTTCCGGAGTTAAAAAATTAATAAGTTAA
- a CDS encoding MotA/TolQ/ExbB proton channel family protein, whose translation MKRLFSILVIAAIMVLGAGNLKAANMVNTLPGTIATFVQEDESATAAADADEELGFHQELKKRFIEGGAGFMGIVLLCLILGLAIAIERIIYLNLATTNTKKLARNVEEALNSGGIEAAKEVCRNTRGPVASIYYQGLDRADESIESAEKAVVAYGGVQMGQLEKNVSWVSLFIALAPMLGFMGTVIGMIEAFDRIEAAGDMQPSLVAGGIKVALLTTVFGLIVAIILQIFYNYIIAKIDSIVNDMEDASILLIDMLVDYKNKKRV comes from the coding sequence ATGAAAAGATTATTTTCTATTTTGGTAATCGCTGCGATTATGGTGTTAGGTGCCGGTAATCTTAAGGCGGCAAACATGGTAAACACATTGCCAGGTACGATAGCAACTTTCGTTCAGGAGGATGAAAGCGCTACGGCGGCGGCTGATGCAGACGAAGAACTTGGTTTTCATCAGGAATTAAAAAAACGTTTTATAGAAGGTGGTGCCGGATTTATGGGTATCGTACTTTTATGTCTTATTCTTGGTTTGGCAATTGCCATTGAGAGAATTATCTATTTAAACCTTGCCACTACAAACACGAAAAAATTAGCTCGTAACGTAGAAGAAGCTTTAAACAGCGGAGGTATTGAGGCTGCTAAGGAAGTATGTAGAAATACAAGAGGACCTGTAGCTTCTATCTATTATCAAGGTCTTGACCGTGCTGACGAAAGCATCGAATCTGCAGAGAAAGCAGTAGTTGCTTACGGTGGTGTGCAAATGGGACAATTAGAAAAAAATGTTTCTTGGGTATCTTTATTTATCGCTCTTGCGCCTATGCTTGGGTTTATGGGTACGGTAATTGGTATGATCGAAGCTTTTGATAGAATCGAAGCGGCCGGTGATATGCAACCGTCTCTTGTTGCTGGAGGTATTAAAGTAGCACTTCTTACTACGGTATTTGGACTTATTGTTGCAATTATCCTTCAGATTTTCTACAATTACATTATCGCTAAGATTGATAGTATCGTAAATGATATGGAAGATGCTTCTATTCTTTTAATCGATATGCTTGTAGATTACAAAAACAAAAAGAGAGTATAA
- a CDS encoding asparaginase: MIKKTKILLLYTGGTIGMIKDYDTGALKPFNFDDLLQNIPELNILEHEIETLSFEHPIDSSDMNPEEWRKIASIIYERYETYDGFVVLHGSDTMSYTASALSFMFENLSKPVIFTGSQLPIGDLRTDAKENLITSIQIAGLQKNGKPVIAEVGLYFEYKLYRANRTTKINAEHFQAFASLNYPPLAESGVHLSINTKSLWKQSRKQPLKLHSRFNTDVVILKMFPGITQEVVTHILSLKNLKGLILETYGSGNAPTQAWFLALLEEKISAGLKVVNVTQCAGGSVAMGNYETSVAMKKIGVVSGKDITTEAAVAKLMYLLDKKLTHKVFKTIYETSLRGEMS; the protein is encoded by the coding sequence ATGATAAAGAAGACTAAGATTCTTTTGTTATATACGGGTGGTACTATTGGTATGATCAAAGATTATGATACTGGTGCTTTAAAACCCTTTAATTTTGATGACCTCCTGCAAAATATTCCAGAATTAAATATCCTGGAGCATGAGATCGAAACCCTTAGTTTTGAGCACCCCATAGACTCTTCAGATATGAATCCGGAAGAGTGGCGAAAAATAGCATCGATTATTTATGAGCGTTATGAAACTTACGATGGTTTTGTAGTATTGCATGGCAGTGATACGATGTCTTATACTGCTTCTGCACTAAGTTTTATGTTTGAGAACTTAAGTAAGCCGGTTATTTTTACCGGTTCCCAATTGCCTATAGGAGACCTTAGAACCGATGCCAAAGAAAATTTAATCACCAGCATACAAATTGCAGGTTTACAAAAAAACGGGAAACCTGTGATTGCTGAAGTAGGTTTGTATTTTGAATATAAATTATATCGGGCTAATAGGACTACTAAAATAAATGCGGAGCATTTTCAGGCATTTGCCTCGCTAAATTATCCTCCGTTAGCAGAATCTGGTGTACATTTATCTATAAATACTAAAAGTCTTTGGAAACAAAGTAGAAAACAGCCGTTAAAATTGCATTCTCGTTTTAATACAGATGTTGTAATTTTAAAGATGTTTCCCGGTATAACCCAAGAGGTAGTAACACATATTTTAAGTCTTAAAAATCTAAAAGGATTGATTTTAGAGACTTATGGGAGTGGTAATGCGCCAACACAAGCCTGGTTTTTAGCTTTGTTGGAAGAAAAAATAAGCGCTGGCCTTAAGGTAGTAAATGTTACTCAGTGTGCCGGTGGGAGCGTCGCTATGGGAAATTACGAAACCAGTGTAGCTATGAAAAAAATAGGTGTTGTATCTGGAAAAGATATCACCACCGAAGCTGCAGTAGCGAAATTAATGTATTTATTAGATAAAAAATTAACACATAAAGTCTTTAAAACTATATATGAAACCTCGTTGAGAGGTGAAATGTCGTAA
- a CDS encoding lysophospholipid acyltransferase family protein, producing MQDFEEIRFYNEKEVQESLQHYIKHPMMKALLHFTFPEKTSEEIKDIVLSCKSIRDFQTKIIYHSVGKIIEKSTDGVTDSGFDKLKPGESYFFLSTHRDIILDTSLLNYTLYNHNLVMTASAIGDNLVQKTFLMALSKLNRNFLVRRKLSPREMLKSSIELSTFIRKMLLEDKRSVWMAQREGRTKDGSDYTQQGVLKMIGMGKDDLSLTDYFGKLKIVPISISYEFDPTDVLKMPEILSKRMKEKYVKAPDEDFKSIIQGILGIKGRIHVSAGDLMDASLFAEIGQDFGSVNEQLKVIASKVDQEIHKNYKLWPSNYIAHDLLNNTDRYASKYTFKEKRRFERRLKRRVDFKNSLELNSYLLMYANPVINREGLYDKED from the coding sequence GTGCAAGACTTTGAAGAGATAAGATTTTATAACGAAAAGGAGGTTCAGGAATCCCTTCAGCATTACATCAAGCATCCAATGATGAAGGCGCTCCTTCATTTTACGTTTCCAGAAAAAACTTCTGAAGAAATAAAGGATATTGTTCTTAGCTGTAAGAGTATTCGCGATTTTCAAACAAAAATAATCTATCATTCTGTTGGGAAAATTATAGAGAAAAGTACCGATGGGGTGACCGATAGTGGTTTTGATAAACTGAAACCTGGGGAGTCCTATTTCTTTTTATCTACGCACCGTGATATTATTTTGGATACTTCTTTGCTAAATTACACTTTGTATAATCACAACCTCGTCATGACTGCTTCTGCGATAGGCGATAATTTAGTGCAGAAAACTTTTTTGATGGCACTATCGAAGCTTAATAGGAATTTCCTGGTGCGCAGAAAGCTGAGTCCTCGTGAAATGCTAAAGAGTTCTATAGAATTATCAACGTTTATAAGGAAGATGCTTCTAGAAGATAAACGTTCTGTATGGATGGCACAGCGCGAAGGAAGAACTAAAGATGGCAGTGATTATACGCAGCAAGGTGTTTTAAAGATGATTGGGATGGGAAAAGACGATCTTAGTCTTACCGATTATTTTGGAAAACTTAAGATTGTGCCTATTTCGATATCGTATGAGTTTGATCCTACGGATGTTTTAAAAATGCCTGAAATTCTTTCGAAAAGAATGAAAGAAAAATACGTAAAAGCTCCCGATGAGGATTTTAAATCCATTATTCAGGGAATTTTAGGTATTAAAGGCAGGATTCATGTGAGTGCCGGAGATTTAATGGATGCCAGTTTGTTTGCTGAAATCGGTCAGGATTTTGGATCGGTGAATGAGCAGCTAAAGGTAATTGCCAGCAAAGTAGATCAGGAGATTCATAAAAATTATAAACTCTGGCCATCAAATTATATCGCTCATGATTTGCTAAATAATACAGATCGTTATGCCTCAAAATATACTTTTAAGGAGAAAAGACGTTTTGAAAGACGACTTAAACGCCGTGTGGATTTTAAAAATTCTCTCGAGCTAAACAGTTACCTTTTAATGTATGCAAATCCTGTAATTAACAGAGAAGGATTATATGATAAAGAAGACTAA
- a CDS encoding TatD family hydrolase, protein MVLTDTHTHLYSESFDEDREEMIQRAIDAKVKRFFIPAIDSTYAKSMYDLEKSFPDHVYLMMGLHPTHVQENYKKELQFIENQFQQRGFIAVGEIGIDLYWDKSTLKIQQEAFKYQIRLAKKYKLPIVIHCREAFEEVFEILEEEKGDDLFGIFHCFTGTLADAKRALSYNLKLGIGGVVTFKNGKIDKFLDQIPLKHIVLETDAPYLAPTPFRGKRNESSYLTKIAEKLAEIYDEPIEEIAKITTQNSKDIFGI, encoded by the coding sequence ATGGTACTAACAGATACACATACACATTTATATAGCGAATCTTTTGATGAAGATCGCGAAGAGATGATTCAAAGAGCAATAGATGCTAAGGTTAAACGCTTTTTTATTCCGGCAATCGATTCTACTTATGCCAAGAGCATGTATGATCTAGAAAAATCATTTCCGGATCATGTATACTTAATGATGGGATTGCATCCTACACATGTACAAGAGAATTATAAAAAAGAGCTTCAATTCATCGAAAATCAATTTCAGCAAAGAGGTTTTATTGCGGTAGGAGAAATTGGCATCGATTTGTACTGGGATAAGAGTACACTTAAAATTCAGCAAGAAGCTTTTAAATATCAAATTAGGCTGGCTAAAAAATATAAATTACCTATCGTCATTCATTGCCGTGAAGCTTTTGAGGAGGTTTTTGAAATATTAGAAGAGGAGAAGGGCGATGATCTATTCGGGATTTTTCACTGTTTTACAGGTACTTTAGCAGATGCTAAAAGAGCACTCTCTTATAATCTTAAGTTGGGTATAGGTGGTGTAGTGACATTTAAAAATGGCAAGATCGATAAGTTTTTAGATCAAATTCCTTTAAAACATATCGTTTTAGAGACCGATGCACCTTATCTTGCTCCAACGCCATTTAGAGGGAAAAGAAATGAATCCTCTTATCTTACGAAAATTGCTGAAAAATTAGCGGAAATTTATGACGAGCCTATAGAGGAAATTGCTAAAATCACAACGCAGAATTCAAAAGATATATTCGGTATTTAA
- a CDS encoding retropepsin-like aspartic protease, which yields MASFKKILKEKGYKSIKFKFTKTNHLEIKAKINNIEGNFILDTGASSTCVGIDSISYFDLLPEDSDIKAAGAGASNMLTQISQKNRIEISGWKKKKADLVLFDLRHVNEALLQHDAEKVHGIIGADILKKGKAIIDYKSKNLFLK from the coding sequence ATGGCGAGTTTCAAGAAAATCCTGAAAGAAAAAGGATATAAAAGCATTAAATTTAAGTTTACCAAAACCAATCACCTGGAAATTAAGGCGAAAATCAACAATATTGAAGGTAATTTTATTTTGGATACCGGGGCTTCCAGTACCTGTGTAGGAATAGATAGCATATCATATTTTGATCTTTTGCCTGAAGACAGCGATATTAAAGCAGCTGGTGCAGGCGCCTCTAATATGCTCACCCAGATCTCGCAAAAAAACAGAATAGAAATCAGCGGCTGGAAAAAGAAAAAAGCAGACCTGGTTTTATTCGATCTTCGCCATGTAAACGAAGCCCTCTTGCAACACGATGCAGAGAAGGTTCACGGCATCATTGGGGCTGATATTCTAAAAAAAGGAAAGGCAATTATAGATTATAAATCGAAAAATTTATTTCTTAAATAG